A window from Setaria italica strain Yugu1 chromosome VIII, Setaria_italica_v2.0, whole genome shotgun sequence encodes these proteins:
- the LOC101780635 gene encoding adagio-like protein 3 isoform X1 — translation MVVSEIRRCLNEGIEFQGELLNFRKDGAPLYNRLRLIPMHGDDGSVTHVIGIQLFSEANIDLSNISYPVYKQQSNHRPTIQDLNSASHEHTPKIQSSDYCGILQLSDEVLAHNILSRLSPRDVASIGSVCTRMHELTKNDHLRKMVCQNAWGRDVTVKLEMSTKMLRWGRLARELTTLEAASWRKFTVGGRVEPSRCNFSACAVGNRLVLFGGEGVNMQPMDDTFVLNLEAPTPEWRRVKVSASPPGRWGHTLSWLNGSWLVVFGGCGQRGLLNDVFVLDLDAQQPTWREVASEGPPLPRSWHSSCTLDGSKLVVSGGCTESGVLLSDTFLLDLTKEKPAWREIPTSWSPPSRLGHTMSVYGTTKLFMYGGLAKSGSLRLRSSDAYTLDVGEDSPQWRQLATTGFPNVGPPPRLDHVAVSLPCGRIIIFGGSIAGLHSPAQLFLIDPAEEKPAWRILNVPGQPPKFAWGHSTCVVGGTRVLVLGGHTGEEWILNELHELCLASRPDEDE, via the coding sequence ATGGTTGTTTCAGAGATTCGGCGATGCCTCAATGAGGGGATTGAATTCCAAGGCGAGCTGCTCAATTTCCGGAAGGATGGTGCTCCACTTTACAACAGATTAAGGCTCATTCCTATGCATGGGGATGATGGCTCTGTGACTCATGTTATTGGAATCCAGCTATTCTCTGAGGCAAACATTGATCTCAGCAATATATCATATCCAGTGTATAAACAACAGTCCAACCACAGGCCCACTATTCAAGATCTGAACTCAGCTTCTCATGAACATACTCCCAAAATCCAGAGCTCAGATTACTGTGGTATCCTCCAATTGTCAGACGAAGTTCTTGCACACAACATCTTATCTCGCCTATCACCAAGAGATGTAGCATCGATTGGATCAGTCTGTACCAGAATGCATGAACTAACCAAGAACGATCACCTGAGGAAGATGGTCTGCCAGAATGCATGGGGAAGAGATGTCACTGTAAAGCTTGAGATGAGCACCAAGATGTTACGATGGGGTCGCCTTGCAAGAGAGCTAACAACCCTTGAGGCAGCATCATGGAGGAAGTTCACAGTTGGAGGACGTGTGGAGCCTTCCCGTTGCAACTTCAGTGCATGTGCTGTTGGTAATCGCCTTGTCCTGTTTGGAGGGGAGGGAGTCAACATGCAGCCAATGGATGACACGTTTGTGCTTAACTTGGAGGCTCCAACTCCAGAATGGCGCCGTGTCAAGGTCTCTGCCTCCCCACCTGGCCGATGGGGACACACTCTATCATGGCTGAATGGGTCATGGCTGGTAGTATTTGGAGGCTGTGGACAGCGAGGTTTGCTCAACGATGTCTTCGTCCTTGACCTCGATGCTCAGCAGCCTACGTGGAGGGAGGTTGCAAGTGAGGGTCCTCCACTGCCACGGTCTTGGCACAGCTCATGCACTTTGGATGGTTCAAAGCTTGTTGTCTCAGGTGGGTGCACAGAGTCCGGTGTTCTTCTCAGCGACACCTTCCTTCTTGACCTCACAAAGGAAAAACCAGCATGGAGGGAAATTCCTACATCCTGGTCACCGCCATCCCGCCTTGGCCACACCATGTCTGTCTACGGTACGACCAAACTATTCATGTATGGTGGACTGGCAAAGAGCGGCTCGCTCCGGCTTCGCTCCAGTGACGCATACACCCTGGATGTTGGTGAAGACAGTCCCCAGTGGAGGCAGCTGGCAACGACCGGGTTCCCAAATGTCGGCCCACCGCCAAGGCTTGACCACGTCGCTGTGAGCCTGCCATGTGGGAGAATCATCATATTTGGCGGCTCGATTGCTGGTCTGCACTCCCCGGCGCAGCTGTTCCTGATTGACCCTGCCGAGGAGAAACCGGCATGGAGGATCCTGAATGTCCCCGGGCAGCCACCGAAGTTCGCCTGGGGACACAGTACATGTGTGGTGGGTGGGACAAGGGTCCTGGTTCTGGGAGGCCACACCGGGGAGGAGTGGATCCTGAACGAGCTCCATGAGCTGTGTCTCGCAAGCAGGCCCGATGAAGACGAG
- the LOC101780635 gene encoding adagio-like protein 3 isoform X2, translating into MEVDGEEEEEEEEEEGWAWGAPAAGVGVGVGMGEQRAAAIVVADAAEADFPVIYVNAAFEAATGYRAHEVLGRNCRFLQFRDPRAQRRHPLVDPMVVSEIRRCLNEGIEFQGELLNFRKDGAPLYNRLRLIPMHGDDGSVTHVIGIQLFSEANIDLSNISYPVYKQQSNHRPTIQDLNSASHEHTPKIQSSDYCGILQLSDEVLAHNILSRLSPRDVASIGSVCTRMHELTKNDHLRKMVCQNAWGRDVTVKLEMSTKMLRWGRLARELTTLEAASWRKFTVGGRVEPSRCNFSACAVGNRLVLFGGEGVNMQPMDDTFVLNLEAPTPEWRRVKVSASPPGRWGHTLSWLNGSWLVVFGGCGQRGLLNDVFVLDLDAQQPTWREVASEGPPLPRSWHSSCTLDGSKLVVSGGCTESGVLLSDTFLLDLTKEKPAWREIPTSWSPPSRLGHTMSVYGTTKLFMYGGLAKSGSLRLRSSDAYTLDVGEDSPQWRQLATTGFPNVGPPPRLDHVAVSLPCGRIIIFGGSIAGLHSPAQLFLIDPAEEKPAWRILNVPGQPPKFAWGHSTCVVGGTRVLVLGGHTGEEWILNELHELCLASRPDEDE; encoded by the exons atggaggtagacggggaggaggaggaggaggaggaggaggaggaggggtgggCGTGgggtgcgccggcggcgggggtgggggtgggggtggggatgGGGGagcagagggcggcggcgatcgTGGTAGCggacgcggcggaggccgaCTTCCCCGTCATCTACGTCAACGCCGCCTTCGAGGCCGCCACTGGGTACCGCGCCCACGAGGTGCTCGGACGCAACTG CCGATTCCTGCAATTTCGGGATCCACGTGCACAAAGGCGACATCCCCTTGTTGATCCCATGGTTGTTTCAGAGATTCGGCGATGCCTCAATGAGGGGATTGAATTCCAAGGCGAGCTGCTCAATTTCCGGAAGGATGGTGCTCCACTTTACAACAGATTAAGGCTCATTCCTATGCATGGGGATGATGGCTCTGTGACTCATGTTATTGGAATCCAGCTATTCTCTGAGGCAAACATTGATCTCAGCAATATATCATATCCAGTGTATAAACAACAGTCCAACCACAGGCCCACTATTCAAGATCTGAACTCAGCTTCTCATGAACATACTCCCAAAATCCAGAGCTCAGATTACTGTGGTATCCTCCAATTGTCAGACGAAGTTCTTGCACACAACATCTTATCTCGCCTATCACCAAGAGATGTAGCATCGATTGGATCAGTCTGTACCAGAATGCATGAACTAACCAAGAACGATCACCTGAGGAAGATGGTCTGCCAGAATGCATGGGGAAGAGATGTCACTGTAAAGCTTGAGATGAGCACCAAGATGTTACGATGGGGTCGCCTTGCAAGAGAGCTAACAACCCTTGAGGCAGCATCATGGAGGAAGTTCACAGTTGGAGGACGTGTGGAGCCTTCCCGTTGCAACTTCAGTGCATGTGCTGTTGGTAATCGCCTTGTCCTGTTTGGAGGGGAGGGAGTCAACATGCAGCCAATGGATGACACGTTTGTGCTTAACTTGGAGGCTCCAACTCCAGAATGGCGCCGTGTCAAGGTCTCTGCCTCCCCACCTGGCCGATGGGGACACACTCTATCATGGCTGAATGGGTCATGGCTGGTAGTATTTGGAGGCTGTGGACAGCGAGGTTTGCTCAACGATGTCTTCGTCCTTGACCTCGATGCTCAGCAGCCTACGTGGAGGGAGGTTGCAAGTGAGGGTCCTCCACTGCCACGGTCTTGGCACAGCTCATGCACTTTGGATGGTTCAAAGCTTGTTGTCTCAGGTGGGTGCACAGAGTCCGGTGTTCTTCTCAGCGACACCTTCCTTCTTGACCTCACAAAGGAAAAACCAGCATGGAGGGAAATTCCTACATCCTGGTCACCGCCATCCCGCCTTGGCCACACCATGTCTGTCTACGGTACGACCAAACTATTCATGTATGGTGGACTGGCAAAGAGCGGCTCGCTCCGGCTTCGCTCCAGTGACGCATACACCCTGGATGTTGGTGAAGACAGTCCCCAGTGGAGGCAGCTGGCAACGACCGGGTTCCCAAATGTCGGCCCACCGCCAAGGCTTGACCACGTCGCTGTGAGCCTGCCATGTGGGAGAATCATCATATTTGGCGGCTCGATTGCTGGTCTGCACTCCCCGGCGCAGCTGTTCCTGATTGACCCTGCCGAGGAGAAACCGGCATGGAGGATCCTGAATGTCCCCGGGCAGCCACCGAAGTTCGCCTGGGGACACAGTACATGTGTGGTGGGTGGGACAAGGGTCCTGGTTCTGGGAGGCCACACCGGGGAGGAGTGGATCCTGAACGAGCTCCATGAGCTGTGTCTCGCAAGCAGGCCCGATGAAGACGAG